The Shewanella mesophila genome contains the following window.
CAGCATTAACGGCAAATGAGTTGTATTTAAAAGGGTCATACTCAGTTTGAATCGCATTCCAACTGAGCTTTTCTAAGCCTAAAAATCGCCCTAGTCTATCTTGCCATTTTGCTCCAGCCGCCACGGGCGTTAACCCTATGGCGGGTGATATAAAAATTAACCCCGCATACGAAGCGCCTTTATTACGGCTCAAGGCTTCTAATTCATGGTTGAGCGCTAATGCCGCTCCCGTTGAAAAAGCCACCACATAAAGCGGCTTCCCTGCTAACGTTTTGCGCATATGCTCGGTGGCTAATGCGACCACTTCAGCCATCTCTTGCCAGGTAACATCGACCAGACCAGAAGGTAGAGTGCCATGCCCTGGTAGGCGCAAGCCTAAAATATGCGCCTTGGGCTTAAAATGCTGAGCAAAATGAGACATCGAATAAGGTGAGTCAGACATTCCATGGATTAATAGCAGTCCAAATTCTGCTTGGGGTGATTGCCACTCAAAACTGCGATTCCAGTCATACGGCCACTTTTGGGGATCGGAATAGCTACCTGGTACATAACGATTCAGTGGTTGATGAGTCAACTCAGTCGTTTGGGTAAACACCTTAGACTCCATTTCGGCAAAGAGCTCATCCTCCAAAGCAATATACTGTTCAAAGTCAGTTAAGTGCATATCGTGATGGTATTGCGAACTTAATTGAGTCGTGTGCCATAGCGAAAGCTCGGGCCGGGAGTTAAGAAACCAAATGCCAGTAAAGAGTAAAGCGACAATTATCCCCAGGACACCATAGGTAATTGCCAGCATCAGATGTTTAGTTGATGAAATAAGCAGTGTTTTCATTGACTGATAATCATTGATTTCGGCGACATAAGATTACCCATTAACATACACGTTTTTAACGGCTAAACTCTAGTCAAACGAGAAGACATCTGCGCAATAATGAGAAAAAAACTAACACGGCTTGGTTCTGAGACTGCAAAAATCGGCTTTTATCTGCCTAATCCTCCCAATCTACCAGCTGATTGGGATGGAGCATCCAAGGTAAATATAGAAGAGTTGATCACCTTAAATGGTAACCATTGGCGCAAGATTTTTGTCATCATGGCAAAAATTGTTTGTCCAAATAACGACTGGCGAGATTATTTGCCACTGTTACTGCAACAAAATGAATCGATTCACTTTGGACAATCAACGCTTTGCCCCAACGCTAAAATTCATTTGGTGTGCGGTCAGCAAAGTGCCCTGGCCCTATCACTCGACATATTAACTGAGCCTCAATCATTTCGAGTAATAAACCAATCCAACCAACAGATCTACCTTCTGCCTTACCTAGATTATCGGCAATGTCCTAACCACACCATAGCGTCATTGCGCACGGCGTTAGCTGCATATAAAAAAGGCGCTTAAAGCGCCTTTTTATTAGAGAGATAAAGACTAACTACAACCCATAGTCTTCGCCTCAAATTCGTTCATTTAAAAACAGGTAGAGCAGATAACTCGCAGGTACCGTTAGGCATTAATCGTAAAGAGTCGGGATTGACTTGCGTTTATGTTGCGTCGCGTTATAGATAGCAATAAGACGCGCCTCAACCTTAGCATCCACCGCTTTACCCTCGAGAAAGTCATCGATTTGATCATAGGTCAACCCTAAAGCAACTTCATCTTCGAGCTGTGGTTTATCACACTCAAGGTCTGCCGTTGGCACTTTATTCACTAAAATACCGGGGGCACCTAACGCTGCAGCTAATTGTCTCACCTGACGTTTACTCAAACCAAATAGAGGAGCAAGGTCGCAGGCTCCGTCGCCCCATTTGGTGTAAAAGCCAGTAATGTTTTCTGCACTGTGATCAGTACCAACCACTAAACCGCCCGTTAAACCAGCTATCTCATATTGGGCAATCATACGCATTCTGGCTTTCACATTGCCCTTAACAAACTCAACATTGCCATGAGGGTGAGACATGATATCAGCTTGCTCTAGCCCCAAAAGCGTTTGATGATGGATCCCTTCGACCCCCTCACCTATGTTAACTGTAACCAATCTACTCGGCTGAATAAACTGACAAGCTAACTGAGCTTCATCTTCATCTTTTTGCACCTTAAAGGGCAGTCTCACTGCGATAAATTGATAACTCACTTCGCACTCACCTTCACGGTTGAGCTCGTCGACAGCCATTTGACATAGACGCCCAGCAAGAGACGAATCGACACCACCACTGATCCCAAGCACTAAACTAGTCCCATGGGCTTCCTTGAGCTTAGATTTAATAAAGGCAATACGTCGTTGTACTTCGTACTCAACCTCAATAACAGGTTGCACCTTCATTTCACGAATGATCTGTCCTTTCACTGGCCCGACTCCAATTATTTATCTGTCAGCAGAAATTTAGCGGCACTATTATGGGCTAATTACGAGCAGAATTCACGATCCAAACATCAACTTTGGAATGATTTGTCCCATTTCGATTGCAATTATTTACTAGTCTGCACAAAAGTCCCTCGGCTACACTGCTGGTTAAACTCACAACTAGGTATCTTTTTTATTGTCACAATCTATTGAAGTTATAGAGTATTGGCACCCTAACATCTTAAAAGAGATGGAGCTAAGCCGCGCACGTTTTACCTCTTTTGCTTTCGAAAAGCATGTACATTTAGACTATCATATTGGCGTCGTATCTCATGGTGCTCAGCAATACCTGCACAAAGGGCAACATTACCAACTGACGCCAAATTGCTTATCGACACTTAATCCTGATGAGAGTCATAACGGACAAAGTATTGATCCTTCTGGATATTGTGCACACGTCATGTCTCTTCCAGTCAATTTCATTAATGATATAGCTACTGAACTTAAACAAAAATCACTATTTTTTAATGCACCTATCGCAGAAGATCAGCAACTGAGGCAGCAGTTCCTACTCCTGCATCAGTTACTCACCGAACAACAGTATTGTGTTTCATCGCTGCAAACCGAAACACTACTAACCGCCTTCATTACCGAATTGTTTTGCCGCTATGCTGCTATAACAGGTGAAACAAGATCCTCTACAAAACTTTCCATAACTCAAATGGATATGATCAAGCAGCAACTGCATGAACAGCTTCATGGCAATATTGAACTCGCCTCATTAGCTAACAGTATCAATTTAAGTAAATTCCAATTTCTAAGGCAATTTAAGTCCGCAACAGGTATGACCCCACACGCATACCTCACTCGCCTAAGACTTGAATATGCTAAGAAGGCGCTTATTGGTGGGAACACTGCTATTGATACCGCCTATCTAGTCGGTTTTTTCGATCAAAGCCATTTCAACAAGGCATTCAAACGCGCCTTTTTAACGACCCCAGCTCAATTTCAGCGTAAGCTTTTGAGGTGTGATAAGCCATAGCAATAAAATCATCTAAGCGATTAACTGTGCAATAATTTACAAGCCAATAATCGCTGACTAAGGCATTCTAGTATCTATATCCTATTACCGAAGAGCCCATTTAATGACATTAGAGTATCAACTGCTATTTTCACTCGCCTTGATCCATACTGTCGCATTGGCAAGTCCAGGCCCTGATTTTGCGTTGGTGGTGAAACTCGCCACTCAAGCGCAGCGCAAAACAGCGTTAGCATCTGCATTCGGCTTGGCGGTGGCGATCACCTTACACACCCTGCTGAGCTTAACCGGAATTAGCCTCATCATAAAAAGCGCTGAAAACATATATATCGTTGTGCAACTGACCGGCGCGACCTATTTAGCTTGGATGGGATTAGGCGCTATACGCGAAGCCATCGCCCACTGGCGAGACCATAAACAACAAATAATCACCACATCAACTCGGGAACT
Protein-coding sequences here:
- the nadE gene encoding ammonia-dependent NAD(+) synthetase; this encodes MKGQIIREMKVQPVIEVEYEVQRRIAFIKSKLKEAHGTSLVLGISGGVDSSLAGRLCQMAVDELNREGECEVSYQFIAVRLPFKVQKDEDEAQLACQFIQPSRLVTVNIGEGVEGIHHQTLLGLEQADIMSHPHGNVEFVKGNVKARMRMIAQYEIAGLTGGLVVGTDHSAENITGFYTKWGDGACDLAPLFGLSKRQVRQLAAALGAPGILVNKVPTADLECDKPQLEDEVALGLTYDQIDDFLEGKAVDAKVEARLIAIYNATQHKRKSIPTLYD
- a CDS encoding AraC family transcriptional regulator, which translates into the protein MELSRARFTSFAFEKHVHLDYHIGVVSHGAQQYLHKGQHYQLTPNCLSTLNPDESHNGQSIDPSGYCAHVMSLPVNFINDIATELKQKSLFFNAPIAEDQQLRQQFLLLHQLLTEQQYCVSSLQTETLLTAFITELFCRYAAITGETRSSTKLSITQMDMIKQQLHEQLHGNIELASLANSINLSKFQFLRQFKSATGMTPHAYLTRLRLEYAKKALIGGNTAIDTAYLVGFFDQSHFNKAFKRAFLTTPAQFQRKLLRCDKP
- a CDS encoding DUF6942 family protein, with the protein product MRKKLTRLGSETAKIGFYLPNPPNLPADWDGASKVNIEELITLNGNHWRKIFVIMAKIVCPNNDWRDYLPLLLQQNESIHFGQSTLCPNAKIHLVCGQQSALALSLDILTEPQSFRVINQSNQQIYLLPYLDYRQCPNHTIASLRTALAAYKKGA
- a CDS encoding LysE family translocator, which produces MTLEYQLLFSLALIHTVALASPGPDFALVVKLATQAQRKTALASAFGLAVAITLHTLLSLTGISLIIKSAENIYIVVQLTGATYLAWMGLGAIREAIAHWRDHKQQIITTSTRELSALQGFIRGLSTNLLNPKAMVFFITLFSTLISPTVNLETKVAITLLMFLLSLIWFSFIALVLSKPKIQQKMQRATPMINLITGLLFVSVSLVIINGLF
- a CDS encoding alpha/beta hydrolase, yielding MKTLLISSTKHLMLAITYGVLGIIVALLFTGIWFLNSRPELSLWHTTQLSSQYHHDMHLTDFEQYIALEDELFAEMESKVFTQTTELTHQPLNRYVPGSYSDPQKWPYDWNRSFEWQSPQAEFGLLLIHGMSDSPYSMSHFAQHFKPKAHILGLRLPGHGTLPSGLVDVTWQEMAEVVALATEHMRKTLAGKPLYVVAFSTGAALALNHELEALSRNKGASYAGLIFISPAIGLTPVAAGAKWQDRLGRFLGLEKLSWNAIQTEYDPFKYNSFAVNAGDVVYQLAVRNQQLLNKLSLEQKAQLADVLTFQSVADDTVSTPDVIIGLYQRLALKHNQLVLFDINRMDVNMALITNDPMEALKPLIVPKQMQYELTIVQNQHQRINEHTLQIIPDVEVVRYRADQEPYHEPLSLAWPTEVYSLSHVALPFPASDEIYGPYKGEPNYRVHIGAAAIRGERGVFGVPAAETLRQKWNPFFPYMIERIENYIEAEQSEQ